From one Amycolatopsis sp. FDAARGOS 1241 genomic stretch:
- a CDS encoding VOC family protein, whose translation MRIDRLDHLVLTVADVGAAVEFYTRVPGMAEVTFKGGRTAPAFGRSKITLHEAGHEFEPKALHPTPGSADLCFITEDPLDDVVAQLRAAGVAVEEGPVERTGATGPILSGYFRDPDRNLIEVSNSLA comes from the coding sequence ATGCGCATCGACCGCCTCGACCACCTCGTGCTCACCGTCGCCGACGTGGGCGCCGCCGTGGAGTTCTACACGCGGGTGCCGGGCATGGCCGAAGTGACGTTCAAGGGCGGGCGCACAGCGCCGGCGTTCGGGCGCAGCAAGATCACCCTCCACGAGGCCGGCCACGAGTTCGAACCCAAGGCGCTGCACCCCACACCGGGCAGCGCCGACCTGTGCTTCATCACCGAAGACCCGCTCGACGACGTGGTCGCGCAGCTGCGCGCTGCGGGCGTGGCCGTCGAGGAGGGGCCGGTCGAACGGACCGGCGCCACCGGGCCGATCCTGAGCGGCTACTTCCGTGATCCCGACCGGAACCTCATCGAGGTCAGCAACTCCCTCGCTTGA
- a CDS encoding DUF664 domain-containing protein, translated as MNVADLLVDGFGRIQEVVHQSVDGLTGDQLTARPGPDANSIAWLVWHLTRVQDDHVADVAGTEQIWTAHDWHRRFGLPFPPADTGYAHSSADVAAVQVDDPKLLTGYYDAVHEHTVAWVGGLGGSALDRVVDDGWDPPVTLGVRLISVLSDDLQHAGQAAYVRGLLLG; from the coding sequence ATGAACGTGGCCGATCTGCTCGTGGACGGCTTCGGCCGGATCCAGGAGGTCGTGCACCAGTCGGTCGACGGGCTCACCGGCGACCAGCTCACGGCGCGCCCCGGGCCGGACGCCAACTCCATCGCCTGGCTGGTGTGGCACCTCACGCGGGTGCAGGACGACCACGTGGCCGACGTCGCGGGCACCGAGCAGATCTGGACCGCGCACGACTGGCACCGCCGTTTCGGCCTGCCGTTCCCGCCCGCCGACACCGGCTACGCGCACAGCAGCGCGGACGTCGCGGCCGTGCAGGTCGACGACCCGAAGCTGCTCACCGGTTACTACGACGCCGTGCACGAGCACACCGTCGCGTGGGTCGGCGGCCTCGGCGGTTCGGCGCTCGACCGCGTCGTCGACGACGGCTGGGACCCGCCCGTGACGCTCGGGGTGCGCCTGATCAGCGTGCTCTCCGACGACCTGCAGCACGCCGGGCAGGCCGCCTACGTCCGCGGGCTCCTGCTCGGCTGA
- a CDS encoding NADPH-dependent FMN reductase has protein sequence MSSAPVRVAVIVGSVREGRFAPTVTRWFTGEATAHGGFEVDVVDVADLPLPMAFPAFGTEPRPEVGQLAARLAAAGAFVVITPEYNHSYPASLKNAVDWFRAEWQAKPVAFVAYGGLSGGLRAVEHLRPVFAELHAVTIRETVSFHGAHGRFDSSGAPVDPEGTGQAAKKLLDQLEWWARSLTEARAVRVYPA, from the coding sequence GTGTCGTCAGCTCCCGTCCGGGTGGCCGTGATCGTCGGCAGTGTCCGGGAAGGACGGTTCGCGCCCACCGTCACGCGCTGGTTCACCGGCGAAGCCACCGCGCACGGCGGGTTCGAGGTGGACGTGGTCGACGTCGCCGACCTGCCGCTGCCGATGGCCTTCCCGGCCTTCGGCACCGAACCCCGGCCGGAGGTCGGGCAGCTCGCCGCCCGGCTGGCGGCGGCCGGGGCGTTCGTGGTGATCACCCCCGAGTACAACCACAGCTACCCGGCTTCGCTGAAGAACGCCGTCGACTGGTTCCGCGCGGAGTGGCAGGCGAAACCGGTCGCCTTCGTCGCCTACGGCGGGCTTTCCGGCGGGCTGCGCGCGGTGGAACACCTGCGGCCGGTCTTCGCCGAGCTGCACGCCGTGACCATCCGCGAAACCGTGAGCTTCCACGGGGCCCACGGCCGGTTCGACTCGTCCGGTGCGCCGGTGGATCCGGAGGGTACCGGACAGGCGGCGAAGAAGCTGCTCGACCAGCTGGAGTGGTGGGCCCGGTCGCTGACCGAGGCACGGGCAGTCCGGGTCTATCCCGCGTGA
- a CDS encoding pyridoxal-dependent decarboxylase, which produces MYAKLAEDLADLPALLDAAREQAGELLAGLADRPVAVPPPTGFAPSAVPEDGVGAKAALAEFARRWAPGFAASAGPRYLGFVTGGATPAAVAGDWLTAAADQNPVSSLDSSASDLERETAAWLAQLFGLGPEFSGAFVSGATMSNLVGLAIGREWVGEQLGITVADAGVAALGPVAVVSGAPHSSVLKAMAVLGLGRSAVKRVALQPEREAADLADLEQQLADLGGRPAIVVANAGTVDTVDFDDLRAIAALKAKYPFWLHVDAAFGGFAALSPEHAALVDGLALADSVCVDLHKWLNVPYDSAIQFSRRLDLQVRVFQNAAAYLGHPGENPAFVHRTPESSRRLRALAAWCTLAAYGRSGHREIVERCVAHARDLGERLSATSQWRLLAPVRLNVVCFTLAENPTQDRIDAVVRAVAAGGETFVTPTVYAGVPALRAAFSNWRTAREDVDRVFAALVTGSGAA; this is translated from the coding sequence GTGTACGCGAAGCTGGCCGAAGACCTGGCCGACCTGCCCGCCCTCCTCGACGCAGCCCGGGAACAGGCGGGTGAGCTGCTGGCCGGCCTCGCCGACCGGCCGGTGGCCGTGCCGCCGCCCACGGGGTTCGCCCCCTCGGCGGTGCCAGAGGACGGCGTCGGCGCGAAAGCGGCGCTGGCCGAGTTCGCCCGCCGCTGGGCTCCCGGGTTCGCGGCGAGCGCCGGGCCGCGGTACCTGGGCTTCGTGACGGGCGGAGCGACGCCCGCGGCGGTCGCGGGCGACTGGCTCACGGCCGCGGCCGACCAGAACCCCGTGTCGTCACTGGACTCTTCGGCCTCCGACCTCGAGCGCGAGACGGCCGCGTGGCTCGCGCAGCTGTTCGGGCTGGGGCCGGAGTTCAGCGGGGCCTTCGTGTCCGGGGCGACGATGTCCAATCTGGTCGGTCTGGCGATCGGCCGCGAGTGGGTCGGCGAACAGCTCGGGATCACGGTCGCCGACGCCGGTGTGGCGGCACTGGGCCCGGTCGCGGTCGTGAGCGGTGCGCCGCATTCGAGTGTGCTCAAGGCGATGGCGGTACTGGGGCTGGGGCGCTCGGCGGTGAAGCGCGTGGCGCTGCAGCCCGAGCGCGAAGCCGCGGATCTCGCCGACCTCGAACAGCAGCTGGCCGACCTGGGCGGTCGGCCGGCGATCGTCGTCGCGAACGCGGGCACGGTCGACACCGTCGACTTCGACGACCTGCGCGCGATCGCCGCGCTCAAGGCGAAGTACCCGTTCTGGCTGCACGTCGACGCGGCGTTCGGCGGGTTCGCCGCGCTGTCGCCCGAGCACGCCGCGCTCGTCGACGGGCTCGCGCTCGCCGACTCCGTCTGCGTGGACCTGCACAAGTGGCTCAACGTGCCCTACGACTCCGCGATCCAGTTCAGCCGCCGCCTCGACCTGCAGGTGCGCGTGTTCCAGAACGCCGCCGCGTATCTCGGCCACCCGGGCGAGAACCCGGCCTTCGTGCACCGCACGCCCGAATCGTCGCGGCGGCTGCGGGCGCTCGCGGCGTGGTGCACGCTCGCCGCGTACGGGCGCTCGGGACACCGGGAGATCGTCGAACGCTGCGTGGCCCACGCGCGTGACCTCGGCGAGCGGCTCTCCGCGACGTCGCAGTGGCGGCTGCTCGCGCCCGTGCGCCTCAACGTCGTGTGCTTCACCCTCGCCGAAAACCCGACGCAGGACCGGATCGACGCCGTGGTGCGCGCCGTCGCGGCCGGGGGCGAGACCTTCGTGACGCCGACGGTCTACGCGGGCGTGCCGGCGCTGCGGGCGGCGTTCAGCAACTGGCGCACCGCGCGCGAAGACGTCGACCGGGTCTTCGCCGCGCTCGTCACGGGTTCCGGCGCGGCTTGA
- a CDS encoding DUF6292 family protein — protein sequence MTSFVDADLGVDHGFDRALRGYLARVAAAAGVGLESCTVDLDVPVSAYVALDRRLERFPDRDLALLWDEVHRWSAAIEASCGEDLIVLAYLEHDDVLAEPEAVARFLTALRDSDHSFGRPDPRKLRRAGNHEELLGRLA from the coding sequence GTGACCAGCTTCGTGGATGCGGACCTCGGTGTGGACCACGGATTCGATCGCGCGTTGCGCGGTTACCTCGCCCGGGTCGCGGCGGCGGCCGGAGTCGGGCTGGAGTCCTGCACGGTGGACCTCGACGTCCCGGTGTCGGCCTACGTGGCGCTGGACCGGCGCCTCGAGCGCTTCCCCGACCGCGACCTGGCGCTGCTGTGGGACGAGGTGCACAGGTGGTCCGCCGCGATCGAGGCGTCGTGTGGTGAGGACCTGATCGTGCTGGCCTACCTGGAGCACGACGACGTGCTCGCCGAACCCGAGGCCGTCGCGCGGTTCCTGACCGCGCTGCGCGACAGCGACCACTCGTTCGGCCGCCCCGACCCGCGCAAGCTGCGCCGCGCCGGCAACCACGAGGAGCTGCTCGGCCGGCTGGCCTGA
- a CDS encoding response regulator transcription factor — MPVEPPSTAPVRVLLVEDHDMVAQALELALERSPGLTVVGRSRSRESATTDAARLRPDVVVLDRRLPDGDGVAAIGELAALGSRVLVLTGDATPAVAARVAEAGGRGLLLKSAPLNVLESAVQRVAAGEVVFDAGLLPGVLERLSGRTRGGATLTAREQETLQLLAEGASTEEIGDRLGVTRNTTRNHVQRVLEKLGARSKLEAVAFARRDGLLD; from the coding sequence ATGCCTGTCGAGCCCCCGTCCACCGCCCCGGTGCGGGTGCTCCTCGTCGAGGATCACGACATGGTGGCCCAGGCCCTGGAGCTGGCGCTGGAGCGCTCCCCCGGGCTCACGGTCGTCGGCCGCTCCCGTTCACGGGAGTCCGCGACCACCGACGCGGCACGGCTGAGGCCCGACGTCGTGGTGCTCGACCGGCGGCTGCCCGACGGCGACGGCGTGGCCGCGATCGGCGAGCTCGCCGCGCTGGGCTCCCGCGTGCTCGTGCTGACCGGGGACGCCACGCCCGCCGTCGCCGCCCGGGTGGCGGAAGCCGGTGGCCGGGGCCTCCTGCTGAAGTCCGCGCCGCTGAACGTGCTTGAGTCGGCCGTGCAGCGTGTCGCGGCGGGTGAGGTGGTGTTCGACGCGGGCCTGCTGCCCGGAGTGCTCGAACGGCTCTCCGGCCGCACCCGCGGCGGCGCGACGCTGACCGCGCGCGAACAGGAAACCCTGCAGCTGCTGGCCGAAGGGGCGAGCACGGAGGAGATCGGCGACCGCCTCGGCGTCACCCGCAACACCACGCGCAACCACGTGCAGCGCGTGCTCGAGAAGCTCGGCGCGCGGTCGAAGCTCGAAGCAGTGGCGTTCGCGCGGCGCGACGGACTGCTGGATTGA
- the soxR gene encoding redox-sensitive transcriptional activator SoxR: protein MAKTELPELTVGELARRSGVPASALRFYEDENLIRSRRTAGNQRRYRRDTLRRVTFIRMSQRVGMPLSQIREVLGLLPDDRTPTRADWARISHRWREDLDERIRRLEQLRDQLTDCIGCGCMSLTKCRLANPGDQLGRRGPGPQRLPDHRADGYDD from the coding sequence ATGGCGAAGACGGAGCTGCCCGAGCTGACCGTGGGCGAGCTGGCGCGCCGTAGCGGCGTGCCGGCCTCGGCCTTGCGGTTCTACGAGGACGAGAACCTGATCCGGAGCCGCCGCACGGCGGGCAACCAGCGCCGCTACCGCCGGGACACCTTGCGGCGCGTCACGTTCATCCGGATGTCGCAGCGGGTCGGCATGCCGCTGTCGCAGATCCGCGAGGTCCTCGGCCTGCTGCCCGACGACCGCACACCCACCCGCGCCGACTGGGCCCGCATCTCCCACCGCTGGCGCGAGGACCTCGACGAGCGCATCCGCCGGCTGGAGCAGCTGCGCGACCAGCTCACCGATTGCATCGGCTGCGGCTGCATGTCGCTCACGAAGTGCCGGCTCGCGAACCCCGGTGACCAGCTCGGCCGCCGAGGACCCGGGCCACAACGGCTTCCGGACCACCGCGCGGACGGGTACGACGACTGA
- a CDS encoding Ku protein, with protein MAPKRPVWSGSLTLGLVTVPVRLYSAIEDHTVHFRQFERGTSDRIRYRRVNERTGDEVDFADIVKGYDLGDGDYVLVEQQELDDIAPGRSKSLDVEAFADLADIDPMFFDRTYWLAPANSDYDKPYSLLLAAMAETDKAGVAKFVLRGREYLALVRAGDGVMLLDTLHFAADLRQKDKELPDLPDKAAARGKEFDMAVNLIDAMTEDWRPEDYRDTYTDRVHELIDAKRKGNEITPAAEAAEPTKVVDLFEALQRSVKGSGKRRGQQDSGKRDSAKKDSAEKHTAKKDTAKKDSAEKHTAKKDSGKKDAGPKLADLTKAELDELAKEREIKGRSKMKRAELEQALAAS; from the coding sequence ATGGCCCCGAAACGACCCGTCTGGAGTGGTTCCCTCACGCTCGGCCTGGTGACGGTGCCGGTGCGGCTCTACAGCGCGATCGAGGACCACACCGTGCACTTCCGGCAGTTCGAGCGTGGCACGAGCGATCGCATCCGCTACCGCCGGGTGAACGAGCGGACCGGTGACGAGGTCGACTTCGCCGACATCGTCAAGGGCTACGACCTCGGCGACGGCGACTACGTGCTGGTCGAGCAGCAGGAGCTGGACGACATCGCGCCCGGGCGCAGCAAATCGCTCGACGTGGAGGCGTTCGCCGACCTCGCCGACATCGACCCGATGTTCTTCGACCGCACCTACTGGCTCGCGCCCGCGAACTCCGACTACGACAAGCCGTACTCGCTGCTGCTGGCCGCGATGGCGGAGACGGACAAGGCGGGTGTCGCGAAGTTCGTGCTGCGCGGGCGCGAGTACCTGGCGCTCGTGCGCGCCGGGGACGGGGTGATGCTGCTCGACACCCTGCACTTCGCCGCGGACCTGCGGCAGAAGGACAAGGAGCTGCCCGACCTGCCGGACAAGGCCGCCGCACGCGGCAAGGAGTTCGACATGGCCGTGAACCTCATCGACGCGATGACCGAGGACTGGCGGCCCGAGGACTACCGCGACACCTACACCGACCGCGTCCACGAGCTGATCGACGCCAAACGCAAGGGCAACGAGATCACGCCCGCGGCCGAGGCCGCCGAGCCGACGAAGGTCGTGGACCTGTTCGAGGCGTTGCAGCGCAGCGTGAAGGGCAGCGGCAAGCGGCGTGGCCAGCAAGACAGCGGCAAGAGGGACAGTGCCAAGAAGGACAGTGCCGAGAAGCACACTGCCAAGAAGGACACTGCCAAGAAGGACAGTGCCGAGAAGCACACTGCCAAGAAAGACAGTGGCAAGAAGGACGCCGGGCCCAAGCTCGCCGATCTCACGAAGGCCGAGCTCGACGAGCTGGCGAAGGAACGGGAGATCAAGGGCCGCTCCAAGATGAAGCGCGCGGAGCTGGAGCAGGCCCTCGCAGCCTCGTGA
- a CDS encoding PAS domain-containing sensor histidine kinase: MDEPSADDLGLLVRGVVDYAIFMLDTGGHIVSWNAGAERIKGYRAEEIIGSHFSVFYPAEDIAAGKPAWELEVALAEGRLEDEGWRLRKDGSRFWANVVITALFDDNGNHRGFGKVTRDMTGRRAAEQALRESEERFRLLVQDVVDYGIFMLDTGGHIVSWNAGAERIKGYRAEEIIGSHFSVFYPAEDIAAGKPAWELEVALAEGRLEDEGWRLRKDGSRFWANVVITALFDDNGNHRGFGKVTRDMTERRTTAQALTQRRRLVSHLVDAQEVERRRIAWDVHDDSIQAMVAVGMRLQLLAERLPEEQRESVEVLDESVRAAVVRLRALVSRLRPPDLERHGLALALAAHLEEVVAPWGLEYALEDGLTAEPTPEAAVTAYRICQEALTNVHKHARASRVEVSMSTVDRGTLFRVTDDGVGTVVTGADPGRDHFGLIEMRERAESAHGWFSLRSTPGEGTTVEFWLPVVPDAQP; this comes from the coding sequence ATGGACGAACCCTCGGCGGACGACCTCGGCCTGCTGGTCAGAGGTGTCGTGGACTACGCGATCTTCATGCTCGACACCGGCGGCCACATCGTCAGCTGGAACGCCGGCGCCGAGCGGATCAAGGGCTACCGAGCCGAGGAGATCATCGGCAGCCACTTCTCCGTCTTCTACCCCGCCGAAGACATCGCCGCCGGCAAGCCCGCCTGGGAGCTCGAAGTCGCCCTGGCCGAAGGCCGCTTGGAGGACGAGGGCTGGCGGCTGCGCAAGGACGGATCGCGGTTCTGGGCCAACGTCGTGATCACCGCGCTGTTCGACGACAACGGCAACCACCGGGGCTTCGGCAAGGTCACCCGCGACATGACGGGGCGCCGCGCAGCGGAACAAGCGTTGCGGGAGAGCGAGGAACGGTTCCGCCTGCTGGTGCAGGACGTCGTGGACTACGGCATCTTCATGCTCGACACCGGCGGCCACATCGTCAGCTGGAACGCCGGCGCCGAGCGGATCAAGGGCTACCGAGCCGAGGAGATCATCGGCAGCCACTTCTCCGTCTTCTACCCCGCCGAAGACATCGCCGCCGGCAAGCCCGCCTGGGAGCTCGAAGTCGCCCTGGCCGAAGGCCGCTTGGAGGACGAGGGCTGGCGGCTGCGCAAGGACGGATCGCGGTTCTGGGCCAACGTCGTGATCACCGCGCTGTTCGACGACAACGGCAACCACCGGGGCTTCGGCAAGGTCACCCGCGACATGACCGAACGCCGCACCACTGCGCAGGCGCTGACGCAGCGTCGCCGCCTCGTGAGCCACCTCGTGGACGCGCAGGAGGTGGAGCGCCGCCGCATCGCGTGGGACGTGCACGACGACTCGATCCAGGCGATGGTCGCCGTCGGGATGCGGTTGCAGCTGCTGGCCGAACGGCTGCCCGAGGAGCAGCGCGAAAGCGTCGAGGTGCTCGACGAATCGGTGCGCGCCGCCGTCGTCCGGCTGCGCGCGCTCGTCTCCCGGCTGCGGCCGCCGGACCTGGAACGGCACGGCCTCGCCCTGGCGCTGGCCGCACACTTGGAGGAGGTCGTGGCCCCGTGGGGCCTCGAGTACGCGCTCGAGGACGGGCTCACGGCCGAGCCCACGCCCGAGGCGGCGGTGACGGCCTACCGGATCTGCCAGGAAGCACTCACCAACGTGCACAAGCACGCCCGCGCGTCGCGAGTGGAGGTTTCCATGTCCACAGTAGACAGAGGTACGCTGTTCCGCGTCACCGACGACGGGGTCGGCACCGTCGTCACCGGCGCCGACCCCGGCCGCGACCACTTCGGGCTCATCGAGATGCGCGAGCGCGCCGAGTCGGCCCACGGCTGGTTCTCCCTGCGGAGCACTCCCGGCGAGGGGACGACCGTCGAGTTCTGGCTGCCTGTCGTCCCGGACGCGCAGCCGTGA
- a CDS encoding alpha/beta fold hydrolase yields the protein MGTSHDVKVANGRVLRAHDSGRGESLTVLWHHGTPQTGALLEPVLAAADARGIRVVSYGRPGYGGSTVTPGRTVGAAAEDVRCVADALGLDRFAVAGASGGGSHALACAALLPDRVTAAATLAAVAPYTEEFDWFAGMADPASLRAAREGREARLAHAATHDFNPASFVAPDWAALEGAWGPLGTDAGAAGAAGPDGEVDDDVAYVSPWGFALADVRTPVLLGQGSADRVIPEAHVHHLFAHLPDAQLWLRPRDGHISILTALPVVFDWLLDAAR from the coding sequence ATGGGGACCTCTCACGACGTGAAAGTGGCCAACGGGCGCGTGCTGCGCGCGCACGACAGCGGCCGGGGTGAAAGCCTCACCGTGCTCTGGCACCACGGCACCCCGCAGACGGGCGCGCTGCTGGAGCCCGTCCTGGCGGCCGCGGACGCGCGCGGCATCCGCGTGGTGTCCTACGGCCGGCCTGGCTACGGCGGGTCGACGGTCACCCCCGGACGCACGGTCGGTGCCGCGGCCGAGGACGTCCGATGCGTCGCCGACGCACTCGGGCTCGACCGGTTCGCGGTCGCCGGCGCTTCGGGCGGCGGGTCGCACGCGCTTGCCTGCGCCGCGCTGCTGCCGGACCGCGTCACGGCGGCCGCGACGCTGGCCGCGGTCGCGCCGTACACCGAGGAATTCGACTGGTTCGCCGGCATGGCCGACCCGGCCTCCCTGCGCGCGGCGCGCGAGGGCCGCGAAGCGCGGCTGGCCCACGCCGCGACGCACGACTTCAACCCGGCGAGTTTCGTGGCCCCCGACTGGGCCGCGTTGGAGGGCGCGTGGGGACCGCTCGGTACCGACGCGGGCGCGGCCGGAGCCGCCGGTCCCGACGGCGAAGTGGACGACGACGTCGCGTACGTCTCCCCGTGGGGCTTCGCACTCGCGGACGTGCGCACGCCGGTGCTGCTCGGGCAGGGCAGCGCCGACCGCGTGATCCCCGAGGCGCACGTCCACCACCTGTTCGCCCACCTGCCCGACGCGCAGCTGTGGCTGCGCCCGCGCGACGGCCACATCTCGATCCTCACCGCGCTGCCGGTGGTGTTCGACTGGCTGCTGGACGCCGCGCGCTGA
- a CDS encoding pirin family protein has translation MSNVETEPPVLDCGDPAPTGLAGVEVLTARDVPLGGPRAMKVRRTLPQRKRSLIGAWCFADHYGPADPAVTGGMSVGSHPHTGLQTVSWLFAGEIEHRDSLGSHAVIRPGELNLMTGGHGICHSEVSTPETKSLHGVQLWVALPDAHRHAGRDFQHYAPPATDLGGATARVFLGSLAGETSPVKTFTPLLGAELVLEPGATVSLDVDPEFEHGLLVDTGSVTFAGTPLPAADLGYLGTGRATLELINSGDGPARAMLLGGPPFGEEIVMWWNFVGRTHEEIVAYREAWQAESPQFGAIPEVPGAPARLPAPVLPNVRIKPRRNP, from the coding sequence ATGAGCAACGTCGAGACCGAGCCACCCGTCCTGGACTGCGGGGACCCCGCGCCGACCGGGCTCGCCGGGGTCGAGGTGCTCACGGCGCGCGACGTGCCCCTAGGCGGGCCGCGCGCGATGAAGGTGCGCCGCACGCTGCCGCAGCGCAAGCGTTCGCTCATCGGCGCCTGGTGCTTCGCCGACCACTACGGCCCGGCCGACCCCGCCGTCACCGGCGGCATGTCCGTCGGGTCGCACCCGCACACCGGGCTGCAGACGGTGAGCTGGCTCTTCGCCGGCGAGATCGAGCACCGCGACAGCCTCGGCTCGCACGCGGTGATCCGGCCCGGCGAGCTGAACCTCATGACCGGCGGCCACGGCATCTGTCATTCGGAGGTGTCGACGCCGGAGACGAAGTCCCTGCACGGCGTGCAGCTGTGGGTCGCCCTGCCCGACGCGCACCGCCACGCCGGCCGCGACTTCCAGCACTACGCCCCGCCGGCGACCGACCTCGGCGGAGCCACCGCACGCGTCTTCCTCGGCTCGCTGGCCGGCGAGACCTCGCCGGTCAAGACCTTCACGCCGCTACTCGGTGCCGAGTTGGTGCTCGAGCCCGGTGCCACCGTTTCCCTGGACGTCGACCCGGAGTTCGAACACGGCCTGCTCGTGGACACCGGCAGCGTCACCTTCGCCGGCACGCCGCTGCCGGCGGCCGACCTCGGGTACCTCGGCACCGGCCGCGCAACGCTGGAGCTCATCAACTCCGGCGACGGCCCGGCCCGCGCGATGCTGCTCGGCGGGCCGCCGTTCGGCGAGGAGATCGTGATGTGGTGGAACTTCGTCGGGCGCACACACGAGGAGATCGTGGCCTACCGCGAGGCGTGGCAGGCGGAGTCGCCGCAGTTCGGCGCGATCCCCGAGGTGCCCGGCGCACCGGCGCGGCTGCCCGCGCCCGTGCTGCCGAACGTGCGGATCAAGCCGCGCCGGAACCCGTGA
- a CDS encoding response regulator transcription factor → MSGPLRVVISDDDAMIRDALREVLDEQPDIEVVAVGRDADEAITLAEHHRPAVAVLDVRMPGGGGARAAEEIVARCPGTAVLAFSAYSDRASMTAMETAGAVEYLTKGVPNREIVAAVRRLAGRGRG, encoded by the coding sequence GTGAGCGGCCCGCTGCGCGTCGTCATCAGCGACGACGACGCCATGATCCGCGACGCCTTGCGCGAAGTCCTCGATGAGCAGCCGGACATCGAGGTCGTCGCCGTGGGCCGCGACGCCGACGAAGCCATCACCCTGGCCGAGCACCACCGGCCCGCCGTCGCCGTCCTCGACGTCCGCATGCCGGGCGGCGGCGGGGCGCGCGCGGCCGAGGAGATCGTCGCCCGCTGCCCGGGGACCGCCGTGCTCGCCTTTTCCGCCTACTCCGACCGGGCGTCCATGACGGCGATGGAGACCGCCGGCGCGGTCGAGTACCTCACCAAGGGGGTGCCGAACCGCGAGATCGTGGCCGCCGTGCGCCGGCTCGCCGGGCGGGGCCGCGGCTGA
- a CDS encoding ATP-binding protein produces the protein MEVSALTSAECPLPETVAGLAAARDFTRATLARWGLPTLADDAVLVVSELATNAVLHGTGTASVRLSHAGSVVRIEVADESPAVPAKRSSGADGGWGLRLVELLSLAWGVTPTAGGKVVWCDLAGTAGQ, from the coding sequence GTGGAGGTCTCTGCGCTCACGTCGGCCGAGTGCCCGCTGCCCGAAACGGTGGCCGGGCTCGCGGCGGCGCGCGACTTCACCCGGGCGACCCTCGCCCGGTGGGGCTTGCCGACCCTGGCCGACGACGCCGTGCTGGTCGTGAGCGAACTCGCCACCAATGCGGTGCTGCACGGCACGGGCACCGCGTCGGTGCGGCTGAGCCACGCCGGTTCCGTCGTGCGGATCGAGGTCGCCGACGAGAGCCCGGCGGTGCCCGCGAAGCGCAGCTCCGGCGCGGACGGCGGGTGGGGCCTGCGGCTGGTGGAACTCCTCTCGCTCGCGTGGGGCGTCACGCCCACGGCCGGCGGGAAGGTCGTGTGGTGTGACCTGGCCGGTACCGCCGGACAGTGA
- a CDS encoding DUF6314 family protein: MDFAITDLAAHFTGTWRFSRDIVATDGEPMGQVSGTVTFTPGDGALVYHETGELHLPGYTGPVTRTLLYHPDGARAAVHFDHGGFFHDVDLTTGRWSTDHPCRDDLYHGEYRLFDADHWLQKWAVAGPTKDHVITTRFTRA, encoded by the coding sequence GTGGACTTCGCGATCACCGACCTCGCCGCGCACTTCACCGGCACCTGGCGGTTCTCGCGCGACATCGTGGCCACCGACGGCGAGCCGATGGGCCAGGTCAGCGGCACGGTCACGTTCACCCCGGGCGACGGCGCGCTCGTCTACCACGAGACGGGCGAACTGCACCTGCCCGGCTACACCGGTCCCGTCACGCGCACGCTGCTCTACCACCCCGACGGGGCCCGCGCCGCCGTGCACTTCGACCACGGCGGGTTCTTCCACGACGTCGACCTCACCACCGGACGCTGGAGCACCGACCACCCCTGCCGCGACGACCTCTACCACGGTGAGTACCGGCTGTTCGACGCCGACCACTGGCTCCAGAAGTGGGCCGTCGCCGGCCCGACGAAGGACCACGTGATCACCACCCGCTTCACCCGCGCCTGA